Sequence from the Methanofastidiosum sp. genome:
GGCTGGGATCTACGTAAAGATAATTTACATCAAGTCCAATCAGCTCTTCTTTTGGATATCTCAATAGATCGGCTGTAGCTTGATTGGCATCAAGTATAAGGCCTTCACGACTTGTTGTCCATATAGGATTCTTTGAATCTTCAAATAAAGTGCGGTATTTCTCTTCGCTTTCTCTTAACGCCTTTTCAGCCATTTTGAATTCATTGATATCACGAATTGATTCTATGGCCCCAATCACATCGCCATAGGCATCAAAAAGTGGCGAGGCTATTGCCCACACATAAGCCCCTTTGCCATTGTAAAGTGCTGGAGTAAATACTTCAACGTATAATGCGTTTCCTTTTCGCTTGACAAAATCATATTTAGGGGAAATCTGAGATTCAGATTCAAAAATGAGGTCTATCAAATAGGGCCTCTGCTTACCATAAAATGGAACTGCTCCGTAGGAACGGTCCTTTCCTATAATCTCTTCTTTTGGAATTCCAGTCATTTGTTCCATTGCACGATTCCAAGCTCTGATTCTCTTATCCTTGTCAATAATAAAAGTTGCATCAGGTAAGAATTCTATTATGTCTTCAAGCTGTTTGTTTGTGGATCTTAAACGATCTTCAGCTTCCTTTCTTTCAGTTATGTCTTCAACTATGCCTTTGTAGTGAGTTATGCTTCCATCTGAAGTTCTGACAATAAATGACCAATCACTTACAAATTTTATTTGCCCCAATTTTGTTATTATACGATAGGGCTCGTGAATAAATTCAGTTCTATCTTTTTCCTTACTGAATTCTTCAACTTCTTGAGAAACTCTCGAAAGATCATCTGGATGGATGCAACTTGCATAGGAAACTTTTCCAGAAGTAAAATCTTCAGCACTATGTCCAAAAAGCGTTTCAACATTTTCTGAAACAAATTCAACTGGCCAGTCTTCTGCATTCTTCCATGTAAAAGCTACGGAGCGGCTCTTGTTAATAATAGTCAGAGCTTCCATTAATTTCTCTTCAGTTTGTTTCTGTTTTGTGTTATCCCTTCCGACTGCCTGAAATTCTATAATATTATCTGATTCGTCAAACAATGCCCTTAGTACCCATTGTTGCCGCCTTTCTTCTCCCGAAGATAGTGTTATGCAATTATCATATGAAATTATAGGCCTTTCTTTTGAAAAAAGTGTTAATTCATGCTCTATATCTTTTAGAATGTGGTCGGAAATGTATCGCAGATAGTTAACACCAATTATATCTTCACGTTTTTTTAAATAATATTTGCATAGCGCATCATTAACAAAAGTCATAGTGCCATTGGGAGTGAACCTGCATATCAATTCAGTCTGGTCTTGGACAATGGCATGGTATCTTTCTTCGCTAACTCTTAAATCCTTTTCAGCTTTTTTACTTTTCGTTATATCATTAATAACAAAGAGATGCAAATCAGGTGAGATGTTGGCAATGGCCACGTATCCAACAACAATTTTCTTTCCATCTTTTCTTAAGATTTGATATTCTCCTTTTTGTTTTCCTTTATTCAAGAGGCCTTGCCATAGTTTCCTTCCAGTTATAAGATTGGAAGGTGGAGCGATATCTTCAATCTTCATGTTCAATAATTCATCTTTTGAATAACCAAGAATGTTGCAAGCCTCATGATTTACGTCAACAAAAGCAGAGTCATTGCCAATTAGCATCACACCATGAAAAGAATATTCAACAATATTTTTATATACGTTACAATCGTCAGTATTCGATATTTTGTTCATGGGAATCACGTTATTAAATATAAAAATATTTACTAATCTTAACATAGTAATGAAGAAGTATTAAAAGATTTTGGTAATATTGAGATTATCGCAATTATTGAATTAAATAATCCTTTTTTTATGCTTCCCTATTAATGATCTTATTATTTACACCAGCATTAGTTTTCATGTCTGTAAAAAAGAATTCTACAGTTTTTTTGTAATCCTTCACCCTAAATATTTCTTCCCAGTAATTTTTAATCGGGGACTTTCTTTCAATTCCGTATGATGCCTCAATCTCGACCCCTCCTGTTTTAGAAATTTCAAGATAAGGCAGTATAACTGCATCTATCTCCTTGATTTTGAAGACTTCACTAGCAATAGTGCAGCAGTCCTTGTAGTAGCTATCCTCATTTGAAGATAATGGCGAAAAGTCTCCGCTTACAAGAGAGATGACGCAGACCCCATTTTCCTTGGAATAGATGACCTTGTCTATCTTAAGATCGATCTTGTCCTTCAAGAGTGCATACGTTCTTGCAACTACCTCGGCAGGATCGGCTTCAGGATGCCCGACCAATGATTCATCATTAGTCTGCATTTCATGTTTAGGAGAAGTAGATAAACAAGCACTTAATACTAAAACAGCAATTGGTATTAGAAACACGATATATTTTCTTGATGACATTTGATAGCCTCAGATATTTTGTTAAATTGATAAAACATTATATATAAATTTTTAGATAAAATTATATTAAATTATGGCCCCATAGTTTGATGGGACATCCTCGAATCTTTTCCATTCGTACCACGAAGAAAGATTCAAAATATTGGCCCAATCGTTGATTCTTTTTAGATCTCCGTCAAAGGTGTTTTTATATTTGTCCATAATCTCAATAAGTAATTTGCCTTTATCCTCAAATTCAAAATTATCGTAGGCAGAGTCTAAATCAAATTTTGTCTTTTTGGCTAGGACATTAAAATAAGCGTAGTTCATTGAATGTGAGGCTTCATAGATTTTCAGAGGAGTTATCGCTTTCACATCCTTATTTAATCCCCCCAAGGCCTCTTTCAACTGGGATTGAAATGATAATTTCTGAAATTCTCTTAATCTAGGATATTCGTTATAAATCCACTCTTCGATTTTTAGATCAACTGGCTGATTTGTAAGCTGCATTACTAGGCCCTTGAAAAGCATTTCAATTAACTTCTCAACCTTTGATTTAGGCATGACTTTAGATATGGAATCAATATCATTTGCTATCTCGTTGATGGCAGTCTCAGAACTCTTGGAAGATATAAAAGGGATTAGTCTTTCTGAAGGATCGGATTTGAATATTCTTATGATGTGGCCACATTCATGGGCTATAATGTGATTGATGCTTTGGCTTGCGCCTTCTTTGTAATATACAATATGATTCTCCATTTCATTTCTGGCTATCTTCAACTTTGCATGAGATGTTATTTTGTTGTTTGGTATAAATTTGAATCTTTTCTCTGTAAGGCTCTCCACCTTTTCTAGGATCTCCTTTGTTTCGGGTATAAGTTCCAAGCTCATGAAATCATAACTCGTAGAATCCAATAATGTATTGTTTATATTAATTATTTCTTTTAAGCTTATTCAAATTTGAGAGATTTCTCTTTTTGTAAATATTTTCTACCCCTTATTCATTTCGGGGATTTTAACAAACAATTAAAGGAGAGTGTATTTTATGGGTAAAGTTTTAAATAATATAAAGAAATTAAAAAATTGGTTGATAAGATTGACCGGTAGAAAAAAAAAGATGACTGTTGAACAAAATAAGGCAAAAGAATTACTAGTTGATTCCTTTTCAAAATCAGAACTTCATGATTTATTTTTTGGCATAGAATCCACCGCACAAACAGAAGAAAATTTATTCAATACTATTAAAAAATGGGGAGTTATAAAAAAATGTAATTTTTCTGATTTAATCTTTTATTATTTTATAGTTGAAGATTATTTTGATGGTATCGAACAAGTAATTACTACGGCTATTACCTATAATACAGGAGTTAGTATAGGTCAAGTCATTTTCTCCTTGCCAAATATCAACGGGGCAGTAATTAACATTGGTAAACCACTTAAACTAATTCTTGTCACATCAGGAAACTTAGTTGGTTTAGCTGTTATTAGGGAATCGGGCATATGTATTTGTCAAGACGAGTTAACTATGATTTATCAAAATCAAGTAGGGTATATTTTGTATAATAATTTAAATTTCAACTCTTTACAAGATATTAAATTAAATAAATTAGAAAAGGGGCATTATTCAAAACTTATCTCCGATATAGAGCAATTACTAATAGGATATTCACAGCCAAAAAATATTTTATACGCCTTAACTAATTGGATTAGAAACAAATGGGAGATATTAATATTAATTGTAGTTGCTATTATGGGTGGATCATTAATTTTGATATTTCCAGATAATAATCTTATTGAATATGTTTCTTACCTTTCAGGAGCAATCTTTATAGCAACATTAACCTATTTATTTACAAAAAAGAGATTTGTTAAACAAGAAACAGCAATTGAAGATAAAGATAAACAAAAACGAAGAATGTCTAAATAATCGATATAATTATATACCGAAAGATTTAATTTTTCTTTTATTTTTTTAATTAAAACTATTTTGAACGAATAATTTTTTAGGGGGCATGAAAGATTTATGTATAAAATTATTGGCAATATTAATTTTTTTTGTATCCTATATGTCTAGCAATCGCATTTATAATTTTAGGATATTTAGCAGTTAAATATTTTTAGCTATCTGAGCTTCTTATGAAAAAATTATAAAATTCTTTTATTAATAAGGCAAAATTAACCAAAGCAAAAGCTTCTAATGCCATTACAGAACATATTAATCTTTTTACATAAATCATATCATCGGTGAAAAAGGAAAAAAATGAAAGGAAAATTATTAATAGCATTAAAAAGGTGTTTATGTAAAATAAAAAAGATACCCACCACCCTATGCTCATTTCCATTTGAGTGCTCTTGTCTATAGAACTAAAAACAGTTACTTTCATTCTTGAGACTCCTAATGCCACCAAGAAAAGACCGATTAATGTAGCATTTACCTGAATAACAGACGAAAAAAGATAGTTTTTCTCTGTCATTATACACAATGGATTATCAACTAAATATAAATTAAAAACTTCATATACATAACGTATTACAAAAAACCCAACTACAACTAAATAAACAAACAAGCGTTTAAGCTTATAGTCATCACTTTGTTTATATGTTTTTATTTGAAATAAAAGATTGTTATAATTTTTTTTTATAGATCTATAATTTTTAGATATAAAAATAATCGTCACAAGAATTAACATAAAAGATATAATTATCGATAATATATCCATGTAACATTTTTTTTTACCTACTTTATATTTTAACCCCATATTCCTTGCGAAAGTTTCAATTTATTTCAATTAATCTTATTAAGAAATAAAATAATTCATAATTAAGGATTTAGCTGGAAGTGGTTAAGATTCTTGAAGACCTATTTCGTTTCTTATCGCTAGTAAAGGGCTCTGTTCAGCCAATTTTTTGATTTTATTTATGATGATTAGTGATGACTCGAAAATTATTTTATCAACGAGAAATTCCTTTCCTACCCAATAATCTTCAACTTTCAAAACACCATTATTATTACAGTTATCTACTACATCCATAAAATCTTTATCAATAAGCCATCCGTTGTGAACTATTATATTTCTACCTTGTAGTAATAATTTTAACCACTTTCTTTCCTCATCTGTTAATTCATTTTTTAAATTTACATCTAGACAGAAATTAAAAAATATATATAGCCAATCTGAACCACTTGTATTTGTTAATCTTCCTTTTCCATCAATAAATTTTTTATGAAAAATATCTCTCCCTGCCTGGGAACCTATTCCGCTTTCGAAGAGATGTTTAACAAAATATTCTAAAGCCGATACTAAATTAACTAAACACGTATTCATATACAAGAAAGGCCAATGCTCACCCGTGATAGTTCCAACTGGGCAGTTTTCAGCTAGATAATCCCAACTAGAATAAAATAATTTTTTGGTAGATTCGACATGTGCTTCTAGTCGATAAAAAATCTTCATCGTTCTCCATTCTTCTTTTGACATTTTTTATCACAATAAAAAAATAACTTTTGATATATAAAACTTATAGTTTTGTTTAGAAAATTCTAGGTCTCGATTTGAATAAGCCAATTAAAAACATTATAAATTAACCAAAAGTCTCGACTTTGAATAAGAACCAGAACAGACAACTCATATAAACTCTTTACCCAGTCTAAATACTCTTTGATTGTCTTTTCTTGCAAAAATTAATCCATATGGCACAGTAATCTCTGGCCTTAAAAATAGAGTTGCATTACTGGAGAAGGAGCTTTCTATAGTTGGGCAGGACGGCAACCTTTACTTAAAGGAAACATCCGAGCCCAAGTTCCCAACAATGTCAAAAGAGAAGATCCTGAAATACTGTGATCATTCACCGCTTGTCCAGCCAATCCACAACGCAATAATACGTGAGGTCACAAACGCCGGATGGTCCATCAAGCCCCTTTTCAACTCTAAGTGCAGCAAATGCGGGAAAGAGTATGATAGGCCTGAAAATGTTAGTTGTGATTGTGGGGGCAAAATATTAAGGCCTGAATTAGAGCAAAAAAACAAGCTCCAGTCCTTCATAGACAATCCTCATCCAGATATAGATCTTTATTCAATCATAAGATCCGCCCTCAAATGGGAACTTTGTATTGATGACTATTATCTATCCCTTTCCTACATAAGGCAGAACGACAGGGGAAAGTATTTCATAATGGAAGAGCCCCAGGCGCTCTATGTTGAGAATCCTCTTTTGATTGGGAAGGTTAAGCGTGGCGATTCTGATTGGTCTTACTTCTGCCCCATCTGCAATCTGCTTGATGAAGAATATTTATCAGATTCAAGGGGGAAGTGCCCCAAGCATAAAATAGAACTTTGGGAGACGGCATACGTACTTTATTCCGGGAATAGGATAAGAAGGCGCTACTCCAAGAGAGAGATAATAGAAGGCCACTTCAACAGGAGACTCCCCGATGAATATGGCACTCCAATAATCCAGGCATGCATAAATCAGATAGAAGCGGCCTTAAATCTAGACCTCCTGAATCGTGACACTTTTGAGAAGGGCACCCTCGCAAAGATATTCGCCTTCGAGGGCTATACGCAGGACGAAGTGGCGTCCTTAGAGCAGGCAATAGCATCGATGGTAGAGAAAAGAAAAAGCATAGGTTCAAAGCTATTCAATCTTTTTCTGGGGAACTCGAAAGGCAAGATAGAGATACATGACGTGCTTTCTGATCCCTCAAAGCTCCAGGCTCTGGAGTGGCACCGCTACTATCGTGACATGCTCCTCTCAAATTACGGTGTGACTCCAGTCTTTGCAGGCACAGTTGAGAGCGGCAAAGCTGGGAACAACCCGATGCTGCAGATTGACGTGATGGCGAACACTACAAAGGCATGGATGAGGACTATCTCTGAGCCCATAAACACTATTCTGCTTTCAGCTCTTGGAATAACGGACTGGTACTTTGATTTTGATGAGATAGAGCGTGAAGACAAGAAAGAGTCGGCATTTGTCCAGAAGCTAAGGGCCGAAACAGTCGCCATCTACAGAAGATCCGGTCTTGAGATTGA
This genomic interval carries:
- a CDS encoding PAS domain S-box protein, whose product is MNKISNTDDCNVYKNIVEYSFHGVMLIGNDSAFVDVNHEACNILGYSKDELLNMKIEDIAPPSNLITGRKLWQGLLNKGKQKGEYQILRKDGKKIVVGYVAIANISPDLHLFVINDITKSKKAEKDLRVSEERYHAIVQDQTELICRFTPNGTMTFVNDALCKYYLKKREDIIGVNYLRYISDHILKDIEHELTLFSKERPIISYDNCITLSSGEERRQQWVLRALFDESDNIIEFQAVGRDNTKQKQTEEKLMEALTIINKSRSVAFTWKNAEDWPVEFVSENVETLFGHSAEDFTSGKVSYASCIHPDDLSRVSQEVEEFSKEKDRTEFIHEPYRIITKLGQIKFVSDWSFIVRTSDGSITHYKGIVEDITERKEAEDRLRSTNKQLEDIIEFLPDATFIIDKDKRIRAWNRAMEQMTGIPKEEIIGKDRSYGAVPFYGKQRPYLIDLIFESESQISPKYDFVKRKGNALYVEVFTPALYNGKGAYVWAIASPLFDAYGDVIGAIESIRDINEFKMAEKALRESEEKYRTLFEDSKNPIWTTSREGLILDANQATADLLRYPKEELIGLDVNYLYVDPSHRKIFQDEIEEKGFVKNFQSQWKTKYGRQLDLLFDFTLWKGKDGKIIGYRGIAEDVTLINISQKQLSENLEYFAHLVDHIRNPLTIICGFAQVEIENEKTKKRFLKQIARIEEIIKQLDQGWMDTEDTRRFLKRYM